The Dama dama isolate Ldn47 chromosome X, ASM3311817v1, whole genome shotgun sequence nucleotide sequence cctgccatcaatctttcccagcatcagggtcttttcaaatgagtcagctcttcacatcagttggccaaagtattggagtttcagcttcagcatcagtccttccaatgaacacccaggactgatctcctttaggatggactggttggatctccttgcagtccaagggactctcaagagtcttccaacaccacagttcaaaagcatcaattctttggcgctcagctttctttatagaccaactctcacatccatacatgaccactagaaaaaccatagccttgactagacggacctttgttggcaaagtaatgtctctgctttttaatatgttgtctaggttggtcataactttccttccaaggagtaagtgtcttttaatttcgtggctgcaatcaccatctgcagtgattttggagcccagaaaaataaagttagctactgtttccactgtttccccatctatttgccatgaagtggtgggacaggatgccatgatcttagtctcatgttgtactctgcatataagttaaataagcaaggtgacaatatacaaccttgacgtactcctttcctgatttggaaccagtctgttgttccatgtccaattctaactgttgcttcttcacctgcatacagatttctcaggagacaggtcaggtgatctgttattcccatctctttaagaattttccacagtttgttgtgatccacatggtcaaaagcTTTGGCTTACTCAGTTTGATTAgatttctgtgattgtagttttcacTCTGTCtgacctctgatggataaggataagaggcttatggaagctttctgatgggagagactgactgtggaggaaactgggtcttgttctgatgggtggggccatgctcagtaaatctttaattcagttttctctttatgggtggggctgtgtttcctccctcTTGTTGGACCTGAGACAAAACTATGGTAGGTAATggagataatggcgacctccttcaaaaggtcccatgcatgcactgctgcactcagtgcccctgaccctacagtaggccaccaccaacccatgcctccactggagaatcctggacactcacaggcaagtttgggtcagtctcttgtggagtcactgctcctttctcctgggtcctggtgtatacaaggttttgtttgtatcCTCCAAGAGACTTTtaccccagtcctgtgtaagttctgtagtCAAATCcctctggcctccaaagtcaaattctctggggattctcagtccctttgccagatccccaggttgggaaatctgttgtgggccctagaactttcttaacagtatgagaatttctttggtatagttGTTCTGCAGTTTTTGGATCGTCTGCTTGGTGGCTCTATGATGgagttaatggcgacctcctgcAAGAGGGCTTATACCACAGGATGTGTGACCCAGGTAGcttcacccagagcccctgcccctgcagcagaccACTGCTCACccatacctctgcaggagactgaaacacaggtctggctcagtctctgtgtggtctctgggtcctggtgcacacaaggttttgttttagccctccaagtgtctctggcaggtatggggtttgattctaaacatgattttgcccctcctacagtcttgctggggcttctcctttgcccttggacgtgggatatctttttttggtgagatccaatactttggccacctgatgcaaagaactgactcattgaaaaagactctgatgctaggaaagatggaagtcaggaagagaaggggataatagaggcttagatggttggatggcatccctgattcAATGGgcacaagtttgagtaagctccgggagttggtgatggacagggaagcctggcgtgctgcagtccatgggtcacaaagagtaggacatgactgagtgactgaactgaactgaaccccattacttatttttaaagttctttcccTGGTAGGGAGAAATCTGGGTCCTCTTACCACAAATTTAGTTTACTTATTTGTTCAACAATAATAGtgaaaagtgggcttccctgatggctcagatggtaaagaatctgcgtgcaatacaggagacccaggttcaatccttgggtcagtaagatcccctggagaagggaatggctatccactctagcattcttgcctggagaatcccatggagggaggagcctggtgggctacagtccatggggtcgcaaagagttagacatgactgagtatgcacatagACACACACTAATGTAAAGTAGTTTTAGAATTGTTGctgtgagaaacaaatttatCAACTAGaatacaatgtatatatacagtTCTTTTTTGTGTTTAGCCTTAGATTATCCAGTAAAAATACTGTTTTCCCAAGTTAATCAGAAATgcttaaataaatagataaatgggGAAGAAGAGACAGTCTTGCTTAcaagagaattccaaataatATAGGTTGATAACTCACTCTTCCAGGAGATGGAACCTAATCTTCTCCTAGGGTGGGCTAGACTGTGACTCATATCCAAAGTTAagtagggaaaaggaaaaataatagctttacaATGGAGAGACATGGCAAACACTACATTAACCAAGTGGTGTGAAGGTTGTgtgttttgttgctcagttgtgtctgactctttgcaaccccatggactgtgatccaccaggctcctctgtccatgggattctccaggcaagaatacttgagtgggttgccatttccttctccaggagatcttcccaagccagggattgaacccaggtctcctgtattacaggtggatgccttaccatctgagctactagggaaggcTGATGTGAAGGTTGACATCATTAGTAATAAGTGAAGTTGATAATATATACCACATGATATGATGTGATAAGAAAGGCATTTGTGGGACATTCTACTGGATATAAAGCCAGTATCCCTCAAGATAATGAAGGTcaggaaagactgagaaactgtcAAAGACTAGAAGAGACTGGGGAGACATAACTAAGCTTAATGTGGTATCCTGGATTGGGTCCTGGAGTGGAAAAGACAATACTAATAGAAAAACTGGTGACATCCAAATAAAGTCTGCAGTTCAGTTAATAGTAATGTACTGTACAACAGTAATGTTGGTTTCTTAGGTGACAATTGTACTATGGAAATGAGAGATACTAACAATGGGGAGAATTGAGTGAGGAGTATATAGGTACTCTGTACTATCTTTgttaacttttctgtaaatctgaaattattcaaaagtggttttttttttttaagttaatgaaaTTGGCTTTTTTCCCCTCACAAGCTTCATTGAGGTTCTGTCATGCACTTATAATATACTGAAATTCATTTGTCACATATTTCATTACATCCTAGGATGCCCTGGTATCTTGGTTGGTTTTAATTCTACTCTTTGTTCTGTAAAATTCGATGGGTTTTTACAAACGCATAGAATTATGTATCTACCACTCTAGTACCACACTGAAGAGTTAGTCTTGTCATACAAAAATCTTCTTGTGCAACCCATTTGTTGTTAACTAGTCTTCTACCTCAGTCTCTGGCAGCTACTGTTCTGTTTTCCATCCCTATAGTTttacctgagtctcctgcattgcaggcagattctttaccatttgagccacaagggaagccataatGTCAGCTaggtagaatcatacaatatatagtctttgaatatgtgttttttttcacttgtagAAATACATTTATGAATCATCCACCTTGTTGCATGAATCAAGTATGCTTTTTTAAATTGCCTactagtattccactgtatagctATAACATTGTTTTTGATAGTTGTCTTTTAACAGACATCTTGGTTATTTCTGGTTTGGagtgattatgaataaagctactctTTAAACATCAGAATACAGGTTTTTTGATATGAATATATAGTCTTTCAGTTACCTTGGGTAAATACTTAAGAGcaggattactggatcatatgataaataTATTGTATGCATTtacaagaaactgccaaattgtcttctaaagtggctgtaccattttgagTTTCCACCAGTCATAAATGAGATGTGACTGTGTGTCTTTGACAATATTTGGTATTGTTATCAGAGGAAACACCACCCTTAAGTTCAATAATTCACTATAAGAACTCACAGAATTCAAAAAAAGCTGTTAAGctcatgtggtggtggtttagtcgctaagtcatgtccgactcttttgatcccatggactgtagcctgccaggctccttatccatgggattctctaggtgagaatactggagtgggttgtcatttccttctccagaggatcttgccaacccaggaatcaaacctgggtctcctgcattgcaggcagctcaTAGTTAGGGTTTATTTCAGAGACAGGATACAGATTAAAATCAGCCAAGAGAAGAGGTGTATAAGACAGGGTCCAGGAGAGTTCCAAGTGAGAAGCTTCCAACTGTCCTCTTCCAGGAGAATTGTGGATAGAACTGACTCTTCTCAGCAATGATATGTAATAATACACACAGAGTATTGCCAACTAGGGAAGCTCACTTGAGCCTTTGTATCCAGAGATTTTACTGGGACTCAGTCACGGAGACACATGACTGCCTGTGTGactgatcttagtttcctgctcctccagagGAGGGCTGATACCACATGACCCAAAGCCCATCATAAATCACATTGTTAGACTATCTGGTGTGGTCTAAGGCTCCCCAGTGAAACAAAGACACTTATCAGGTAGGACTGTTAAGGACTTTAAACATTATGTCCCTGGAGCCATGGACACAAGCCAACCTCTGTTCAGGTAAGGTTAATTTTCAACTATGCAAATAAAAACTTCATATTTTCTAATCTATTATCTGtgctcctgctaagtcgcttccatcatgccaaactctttgcaaccctatggactgtagcctgccaggcccctctgtccatgggattctccaggcaagaatactggagtgggctgccatttccttctccagatcttccagggatctaacccatgtctcctgggtctcctgcattggaaggtgggttttctaccactagcgccacctgggaagccttaatcTATTATCTGagtttacataaaaaaaaaaaaaaacactgaagctttttatataaacaaaaatagttAACTTTTCACTAAAACTCCataatactctgtgtgtgtgtgtgtgtgtgtgtgtgtgtgtgtacagagaaagaaagggtagggagaaggagggaggaagagttaTATAGAGAGACTGAGATTATAGTGATAATATGCTTAGGAAACTTTCTCAGACTATATCACTATCATTTATATGTTTGGTTCTCTTCTTCATGTTAGTTGCTAGGAGGTATGAGGTAAAGTTATACCAAGgcttttctctgttgtttcctCTTTTATAAACTTCTGATATCAATATTATTGAAAGTTTAGTTAGATCATAAAtttgtattttactttgtttcattgtattttctattattttagggTTGATAGGACACAAATATCCTAGACAAATTTTTCAAAGGTCATTGTTAGATCATTGTCAGATTTCAAGCACAAGATGAGAAACCAACACTTGTATTTGCCTTGCCTTTCTTCCAAAATCCTAGTGACACAtccaaatagatattttaaaaatattgatccaTAAAAGCTCTGAAAAAAAGAGGGATATCATTGGTGAACCAGAGCTTCTAAGTGATTTTTGGAAGATGGAATGTGGAAAGGTCCCTATctatggaaaaaacaaaagaagacagCTGCCTGGAGAGGGCCCGCTTCTTCGCCAGAGACCCAGTGACATACCAAACTCTGAGCTCACAAGCACAGAGAAGGAGAATGGTCATTATTATAGTAAGAAGGTCCTCTAGTGAAGACATAACTTGTATGTTTAGTGCCTCCAAGTTCATACAGCACCTTTGTACATATAAGATGGTGCTCCTTCTTGGCAAGTGAATTACAAAATAGTACATCTTCCTCATGAGTTTGCACACACCAGGGCACAGAGTTTTGAAGGTGAATGCAACTGAATTGCAGTCCTACTCACTGCCTCAGTGGGATATCTCTGTTCAGGGAAAAACCTCTACAACCTTAGCTGGTTtccttggtttttgtttgtttgcttgtttttttttttttttttccattttattgcatCTGCAAGATAGGTGTGTAGGAGTACCTCTGTTCTTCGTAGGGAAGGTAGTTCTTCAAGTGCTATGTGGAAAAGTTTCCTCTAAGGTAGCACAAACATTATTGTATGCTTTTAACATCTGGGCCCTCTTCAGGGGCTCTCAAATCTAATATTAACTTCCACTTCCATCTGTACAAATGGAGTAGCCCCATTCCTACCACCTCCTAAGTCTTACAACtgaaaaaccaaaatcaaaaagTAACCCTGGTAATAACACACAAACAAGCAGAAGAAGGCTCTGAAATATGGAGAGAAGAAAGTTGATGGTCCAGAAACCTCAGGACTTGAGGAACAACATGGTAGTGAGTTTCCTCAGCTTCCTTATGGCCTCTATATTGTGGACAATGGACTGCAGATGCCTCCAATCTGGAATGGCCAACAGGCAGAGACAGGGAAAAAAAGCTCCAAGAAAAGCCTATTACCCCTAGgcaaaggagcaggaaaagggtgGCCTTCCAGAAGAGAACATCTTTTTGATAATACACACCCTACTCCAGCCAACTACACCACACCCCTCACCACAGTTCCAGTGGGGCCAAACAGGGAGCTGATCTTCCACTCCTGGCCCTATGGAAGCAGGCAGTGACATTCCAATGTCCCTACTCAATGGTGTTAGGGGGCCAAGAAGATTACGTTAGACCTTTTAGGTGATTGTAAAGCCTTGGATTTTTACTTTGAGAATCCAGTTGATGGTTTTGGGCAGggagtgacatgatctgacttaGTTTTAACAGGATCTGGCTGGTGAGTTGAGGATAGACAGACAGGGAAGGGGCAgaaacaggttttattttctttgtcgaACTGCAagaaaattcagtaaagttgtgaGAACATGCTTTATCAAGAcaacagagactcagagaggtaaagtagcatgttcaaggtcacacagctagtagagGACAGAGCTGCATCTAGCGCCAGATTTTCAATCTTCTGTGAAAGGAGTAGCTAAATATACAGAATGCAGCATCACTTCaggaagatttttaaagaatccCTGCTAAAATGCTGCTAAGTATTTGTGAATATTGCATCAGAAAGGGGGATTAGGAGagagcagagatttttttttttttttaagggggcgGACAGATGCTAAATGTAGGCCTGCACTGTCTCCCTCCCACCATTAGATGGCAATTTTCTATTTGTTACAGAGGAAATGGTGCCGCAGTTTACTGGGCAGTTGACAGATATGAAGGAATTATGAACTAAAACCAACGAATACATGGATCAaggctttggaaaaaaaatccaattgaTCCAATACATGTGTGGGGTGGTAAGACAGGGGGATCCGGGCTTTGAGAGCAGTGGTAGAATGAACAAAAAATTTTGACAATCACAGCTGACAGCACAAATTAGAACATTGATTTTCAAACAGCAGGTTGTAAAGAAGAGTAGTTCCTAAAATCAATTCAGCGAGGGACAATTGGCAGTCTTTTAAttcaaaagaacagaataaaaggaaataacagAATAGAAAATGTTGGAATGCATTGCACATTGTAAGATCAGAATTAATTTGGGAATCTTGTCTAATTTTACAAAAGTCAATATGTATATATTGAGCCATAatacaaaatgtatttaaaatttttttatcatgAGTATAGtcaaaaaaagttttaagaaacACTGGACTAGAAGAAATGTAAATGAACAGAAGGATTGCACCTACTTGAAACACGTTATTTTGTGGaggtatttatctttattttaaactttctttttttttcttccccctaccTCCTAGTCTCGGGgcctgttatgggctgaatttgtGACCCTCCCAGCAAATTCATATGTTGCAGCCCCaattaatcgctcagttgtgtccgactctttgtgaccccattgactgtaacctgccaggttcctctgttcatgggattctccaggccaagaatactggagtgggttgccatttccttctccaggagatctttgtgacccagggatcgaggggggagaggggaggaagggagagggaggagggtgggtctcctgtattgcaggcaggttctttaccactgagccacccctGAAGCCCTATGTTGAAGCCCAACCCCCAGtagctcagaatgtgactttatttggagatagggcctttacggaggtgattaagttaaaatgaggccattaggGTGGTCCCTAATCCATTCTGATGTCAGAGGAAAATTTGGACACAAAAAGAGACATCAGGGATGTATGTGCACAGAGGAAAGAACATGTGAGAACACTGGAAAGAAGCTGGCCACCTACAAACCAAGGAAAGAGTTCTCAGGAGACACTGAAcctactgacaccttgatcttggacttctagcttccagaaccaTGAAAGAAATTAATTACTGTTGTCGAGTCACCCAgcctgtggcattttgttatgatagccctagcaaactaatatagGACTATAGTCTGCTAGTCTGTTTCTGGGACCTGGGACAAGAAAAGACCTGGGTCAACTGAATGTTCTGTTGCTTTTCAAACAAGAGTtcctggattcagttcagttcttcaCAGAGGAAAGTTCATAAGCTCCTATGCCAAATGTACCTGCATTCTTATAGCCGTTCCATCATTTTAATAAGGGTGTGATTTTGCTTTTTCACCTCTCCAAGATTAAATTTCCTCATAAATAAAGTCACATTAATAATACTTTTCCTCAATGTtgatgtaaagattaaatgatataCAGTTGGCTTTCTATACCCACAGGTTCCACATCTACGGATGCAACCAATTCTGAATCATAAATACTTGGGGGAAAAATCCAAAGTGTTCCAAAAGGCAAAACTTCAATTTGCTGCATGCCAGCGACTaattacatagcatttacattgtattaggtataaTAGGTAATCTAGAGGATTTTGAGaatccatggattttggtatccatgaAGTGTCCTGGAgccaatcccctgtggataccaagggACAACTGGAATTATCTAAAATTGTTAGCAGTCAATAAATCACTGTAGATTTTCCTGCTGTTGTCATTGTAGTTGTTTATTATTATGTGTTCATTTTGTGGCTGTTCCAATATCTCTCTTTCCTTGAAAGGTATGTTGTCTTCTGGAACAGTAACTAAAACGGTTGAGAGGTAGAAAGCGGGAATGAGAAGCTGAAAAGATCGAAATTATTTGATCCAATGTAGAAAGGTTTCACTAGAGGAAAGAAGTGGTTGTCACACGGTTGTGTGATACAGCACCAGTTCAAGGAATTGAAGTTAACTAGGAAATAGATCAGAgagtttaataataatttaaaaactcataCAAATAATAGACAAACATGAATgagtttctttttaagattttttagatAATTGTGGATGCATATACAGTTGTaataaataatacagagagatcctGTGTACCCTTTACCCAGTTTCCTTGAATGataacatcttgcaaaactataATACAAGCAGGCAGattcataaagacagaaaatagaatagaGTTTGCCAAGGGCTGagaggggaaatggggagttattgtttaatgattatagaggtttttttttttttttttattttactttacaacattgtattggttttgccatacattgacttgaatccaccatgggtgtacatgtgttccccatcctgaactcccctcccacctccctccccatcccatccctctgggtcatcccagtgcaccagccccgagcaccctgtatcatgcatcgaacctggactggcaattcttTCACATATgctaatttacatgtttcaatgccattctcccatatcatcccatcCTTGCCCTCTCCatcagagtccaaaagactgttcaatacatctgtgtctcttatgctgtctcgcatacagggttatcgttaccatctttctaaattccatatatatgcgttagtatactgtattggtgtttttctttctggcctactttactctgtataataggctccagtttcatccacctcattagaactgattctaatgaattctttttaatggctgagtaatattccattgtgtatatgtaccactgctttcttatccataCATCTGCTAATGGACagctagcttgcttccatgtcctggctattataaacagtgctgcgatgaacactggggtacacgtgtctctttcaattctggtttcctcggtgtgtatgcccagcagtgggattgctgggtcatatggcagttctatttccagttttttaagaaacctccacactgttctccatagtggctgtactagtttgcattcctaccaacagtgtaagagggttcccttttctccacaccctctccagcatttattgcttgtagactttttgatagcagccattctgactggcatgagatggtacctcattgtggttttgatttgcatttctctgataatgagtgatgttgagcatcttttcatgtgtttgttagccatctgtatggcttctttggagaaatgtctgtttagttctttggtccactttttgattgggtcttttatttttctggaattgaactgcaggtgttgcttgtatatttttgagattaattctttgtccattgcttcgtttgctattattttctcccattctgaaggctgtcttttcaccttgcttatagtttcctttcttgtgcaaaagcttttaattttaattaggtcccatttatttatttttgcttttatttccaatactctgggaggtgggtcatagaggatcctgctgtggtttatgtcagagagtgttttgcctatgttttcctctaggagtttaatagtttctggtcttacgtgtttttttccccccagatgtGTTTTTTATAAAGGACCATCTTAAATGAGAATGAAGATGAGACAATACATGAGGAAATAACCACTGATACGGAATATCACATTCCTGGGAAACGGTCTAATTCTCCATGTCTTTTTGGCAGATGATAGGGGTGGAATGAAACTAGGATTCTAATTGACCCTCTGATAGTCCTACTCCTTTCTGCTCACTCCCCCTTCCAGGTGGCTGAGAAAGAACATACGACCCACCGAAGACCTTGCCTCGGTCTCGCAGAGGTTGTTGGTGTTCGGGCAATCCAGTCGGTGACCCTGTGCAGGGCGGCAGAGCGCCGCGGTGGTTTTCAAACATGTGGTCTCAGCCTGCAACGCGATGAACGCGTTCCAGAGCAGGGCGCCGGGCAGCATGTTCCAGTGCACCTGGCAACAGCGGTTCATGTTGAGAGAGCTGAGACTACCCCCGGCCAAAAGTCAACGGAAGTTCCCCAAGCGCGTTTGACATCATCTGTTTTCCGTCAAGGCTCCAGCACAATACAATCATAGCGACTGGTATTTAAGCACTGAAAGAAGGCACAGCGAGGTTTATTCGGCTCGGGGACTGACAAGCGGGAGCAGCGGTACAACGCTTCCCTGGAGGCACCCGGCTGGGCCGTGCTGGTCATCAGAGCTTCGCCTTTCTGGACAGGAAGCTCACCATGGCATTCATGCACTCGTCTGACAGCCACCTCTCCCTCAGGACACTGCTTTCTTCCGCGTTGACCACTTGCAACTTTTCTTTCTCCCCGTTTCTGATGATCTGCTTGGAAATTCTCATGGCATTTGGGGGGAGCTTTGAATATGCTTTCAGCCTGTCCCAAACTTCTTTCTGAAAAGTGCCGTCAGGAAAAACTTCAGTAACGAGTCCTTGGGCACACGCTTCCTGGGCCGTTAACTTCTTCCCAAAAAGGAGCATCTCTGCCGCCTTGCTTGAGCCCATTATCTTGGGAAAAGTGTAAGAGGAACAGCCTTCTGGACTCTGGCCCAGGTGACTGAACGGGGTGTGAAAGGTTGCCCGGTCGGTCGCATACATGACGTCAGACAGCCCAATGATGGTGATGGAGATCCCCACAGCTGGCCCATTGACCACGGCCACCAGAGGCTTCGGGAAATTTATGAAACAGTTGACAAAATCCCTCAGGAGGACCTCCCTGCTCCTGGCCATCTCCAGCCCACCGGTGGGCAGATTTGTGAAGTTGGTCAGGTCGTTCCCGCTGCAGTAGTAGTCCCCGCTGCCTGTTAAAACAGTTATGGCTGACTCATCCTTGCTTGCAGCCTGAAGTGCAGCTATGATGTCATGATACATCTGAGTGGTGAGAGCATTTCTTTTGGTTGGACGGTTCAACCGGATGGTGGTGGTGCTGTCTTCGGAGGTCACCACCAGGCTGTCGCTTTCCGGTTGCTTCCTGTCTGCTGCAGGTGCCTCTGAGCTGGGGGGCTCATAGGAAGCAGACTGGACACCAAGTCCACGCAGTTCTGTTGGGCAGCTTCCTTGGACAGACTGTCAAGAGCATTCCATGCATCCCATTTGGTCTTATTGATAAAGTCCAGCATACCTGGTTTGTGCACGTTACAAGGTCCTTCAGTGGCCTGCTTGTAGAGTGcgtagagtttcagcttcacttcATTGACCGGATCCTCCTTCAGGAGCTTCACCTGGTTCACTGTGTTGTTAAATTCCTTCTGGCTGGTTCACATGGCAGGGCTGCCCACGTGCAGCCCAAGGGCTGGGACCTGCGGGGGACTGGGGGAATCCACTTGGCCTGGATGCTAGGCTGTGAAGCTCACTAAGCAGACACACTCAGTCCTCACCTCCAGAAGTCTAAAAAGCCAGCAGCAGAGTGGGGACAGCAAGCGTGGCCAGGTAAGTCCTTTTTAAGCACACACTGCGGAGAAGCCCAGAGCACCAGTGCCTGGTGAGCTGGCCTGCCAACCCCGCCATGGCCACCCAAGGACAAGGGCGGGACTGCTGGGAGAGGTTTTGTTTTGACTGATGGAAAAGTTTTggaaattgattgtggtgatggttataACACATTGTGAATATGCTTAATACCACTGATTGGTACCATTGAAAGTGGCAAACTTCAagctatgtatattttatcacactaatttaaaaatctttttatggaCTGAATGAGTCTCACCCAGAATTCaaatgttgaagccctaacccctaaTATGATAGTATCTGGAAGTAGGGCCTTTGAGTTAATTAGGTTCAGGTGATGTTATGAGCGTGAGGCCCCCACGATGGTGTTAATATTCTTACAAGAAGAGAGACATCAGAGTTCTCTCTCTTGTGCCATCTGCAGATACAGCAAGAAAATGGCCAtttacaagccaggaagagggccCTTACAAGAAACTGAATCTGTCAGGACTTTAATTTTGGGCTTCATAGCattcagaaccatgagaaataaatgtctgttgcttaagccacccagtccatggtattttcttGTGGAGGCCTGAGCAGACTGACATACCTCTAGTAGAATATCACAACTAGTATATTGACATTAatacaatcaagatacagaatggTTACATCACAGCAGGGATCCCTCATGTTGTCTTTTATAGTCACACTCTCCTCTCTTATCCCTGTCCTATGGCAACTACATctctccatttctataattttgtacTTTTAAGAATGTTACATGGATAGAGTCATGTGGTATGTGAGATTTGgggattgatttttttctctctctcagactaattcctttgaaagtgaaagtgttagtttctcagtcgtgtccgactcttggtgaccccatggactgtagcccgccaggctcctctgtccatgggattttccaggcaagaatactggagtgggttgctatgcccttctccagg carries:
- the LOC133052800 gene encoding LOW QUALITY PROTEIN: enoyl-CoA delta isomerase 2-like (The sequence of the model RefSeq protein was modified relative to this genomic sequence to represent the inferred CDS: inserted 1 base in 1 codon), with amino-acid sequence MTKDFRPESTCAPCRELVLDLSSPPSGSCPGNAERRQQGKASNPGSINTPKPLDECKKCDREQDDMGKAASSSSFLPCQGTNQRGFYSSLCNKGIKEGFPHSPFADLCVGELQFHPVGRVGFLLAGLQPPVLCQHTMISSIPEIPDIAEKPGLVLRTPLNCGSEPNGTSQKEFNNTVNQVKLLKEDPVNEVKLKLYALYKQATEGPCNVHKPGMLDFINKTKWDAWNALDSLSKEAAQQNCVDLVSSLLPXEPPSSEAPAADRKQPESDSLVVTSEDSTTTIRLNRPTKRNALTTQMYHDIIAALQAASKDESAITVLTGSGDYYCSGNDLTNFTNLPTGGLEMARSREVLLRDFVNCFINFPKPLVAVVNGPAVGISITIIGLSDVMYATDRATFHTPFSHLGQSPEGCSSYTFPKIMGSSKAAEMLLFGKKLTAQEACAQGLVTEVFPDGTFQKEVWDRLKAYSKLPPNAMRISKQIIRNGEKEKLQVVNAEESSVLRERWLSDECMNAMVSFLSRKAKL